One Streptomyces sp. L2 genomic window carries:
- a CDS encoding SUMF1/EgtB/PvdO family nonheme iron enzyme, translated as MPLVTKWTGREVKALREAVRMSLMEFAEKLGVSDRIVSRWEADGEQASLRMVNQAALDTLLAKAEQDAQGRFVGILAADDVPTRAIIEPDESQTRSGDYVKHPGDGKLMAYVPEGIFLSGEDDEPVWVDEFHIDTFPTTNADYARFCAATRHPMPEHWENGRCPRDLYDHPVVHVTWRDAQAYATWAGKSLPTAEQWEKAARGTSGRTFPWGDQKTAAKCNVRETGVERTTSVSRYHSGVSPYGVYDMVGNVWEWLATPTTPGRYQLRGSAFTSPLFRGTPAIANDADETMHDDDTGFRCVVITTQMTTRS; from the coding sequence ATGCCACTCGTTACGAAATGGACCGGACGTGAAGTGAAGGCACTCCGTGAGGCCGTACGGATGAGCCTCATGGAGTTTGCCGAGAAGCTGGGGGTGTCCGATCGCATCGTCTCCCGGTGGGAAGCAGACGGCGAACAAGCCTCGCTCCGCATGGTGAATCAGGCCGCGTTAGACACCCTGCTCGCTAAGGCCGAGCAGGATGCTCAGGGTCGCTTCGTCGGCATCCTCGCTGCGGACGACGTCCCCACCCGAGCGATCATCGAACCTGACGAAAGCCAGACAAGAAGCGGCGATTACGTCAAGCATCCCGGGGACGGCAAGCTCATGGCCTACGTTCCGGAAGGCATCTTCCTGTCGGGGGAGGACGACGAACCTGTGTGGGTAGACGAGTTCCACATCGACACCTTCCCGACGACCAACGCCGACTATGCGCGGTTCTGCGCGGCAACCCGGCACCCAATGCCCGAGCACTGGGAGAACGGTCGATGTCCCCGAGACTTGTATGACCACCCCGTCGTGCACGTGACGTGGCGAGACGCGCAGGCGTACGCCACATGGGCAGGGAAGTCGCTCCCCACGGCCGAACAGTGGGAGAAGGCCGCGCGCGGCACGTCGGGGCGCACGTTCCCTTGGGGAGACCAGAAGACAGCCGCCAAGTGCAATGTCCGGGAGACCGGCGTTGAGCGCACGACGTCCGTCTCTCGGTACCACAGCGGCGTTTCGCCCTACGGGGTCTACGACATGGTGGGCAACGTGTGGGAATGGCTTGCGACGCCGACCACGCCGGGGCGGTACCAACTCCGTGGCAGCGCCTTTACGAGCCCCTTGTTTCGGGGAACGCCAGCTATCGCCAACGACGCGGACGAAACTATGCACGATGACGACACCGGGTTCCGCTGTGTGGTAATCACGACGCAGATGACGACACGTAGCTAA
- a CDS encoding DUF5677 domain-containing protein, which yields MRLPTWRRKSSIDDKFESYVIDALNEAKVDEGDEGRIEQIATQSVELFTEQMGRRIATKVARNRKSFRINSKMDEGFNRRLRGRYRKAFKSYTITAACALEAGETQAAKPYASLSDEEKAIRYALIGLHAKGCRVAGEVYALLINGFPEGALARCRTLHEMAVVAGALADSASDPAHRDLAVRYLVHAVIDARRSALQYQRDHATLGMEPLEQEFMDELEDRYNAAIAKYGTDFKREYGWAKNYCPDDNLGGIERKVRMGHMRSYFKLASNEVHAGSRGISLNISDYRGEAVWQAGKKNTGLTEPASMALNSLYQLTVMLLVKGLPNGTDLTNLVVLKSLDEMRTRTEELFLEVEEKIHAAEQEVRRSLNL from the coding sequence GTGCGACTGCCCACATGGCGAAGGAAGTCAAGCATTGATGACAAGTTCGAGAGCTACGTAATAGATGCTCTCAATGAGGCGAAAGTCGATGAAGGGGACGAGGGGAGGATCGAGCAAATCGCAACCCAATCCGTTGAGCTTTTTACCGAACAGATGGGGCGTCGCATAGCAACCAAAGTGGCAAGAAATAGAAAATCCTTCCGAATAAACAGCAAAATGGACGAAGGTTTCAACAGACGTCTACGCGGCCGGTACCGAAAAGCGTTTAAAAGCTACACAATAACTGCCGCGTGCGCACTAGAGGCAGGCGAGACACAAGCGGCTAAGCCCTACGCCTCGCTCAGTGATGAAGAAAAGGCGATCCGCTATGCACTGATCGGACTTCACGCCAAGGGATGCAGAGTGGCAGGGGAAGTCTATGCGCTCCTGATCAACGGCTTCCCGGAAGGAGCGCTAGCCCGATGTCGAACGCTGCACGAGATGGCGGTAGTAGCTGGAGCGCTTGCCGACTCCGCAAGTGATCCCGCGCACAGGGATCTCGCAGTCAGATATCTCGTCCACGCCGTAATTGACGCACGTCGAAGCGCACTTCAATATCAAAGGGATCACGCCACCCTAGGCATGGAACCGCTCGAACAGGAGTTTATGGACGAATTGGAGGACCGCTACAATGCAGCGATCGCCAAGTACGGCACCGATTTTAAGAGAGAGTACGGTTGGGCCAAAAACTATTGCCCCGACGACAATCTTGGCGGCATAGAGCGTAAAGTTCGCATGGGACACATGCGGAGCTACTTCAAACTGGCCAGCAACGAAGTGCACGCTGGCTCGCGAGGAATATCACTCAACATATCAGATTATAGAGGCGAGGCGGTGTGGCAAGCCGGAAAGAAAAATACAGGGCTCACCGAACCAGCCTCAATGGCCCTGAATTCTCTCTATCAACTCACAGTCATGCTTCTAGTGAAGGGGCTCCCAAACGGTACGGATCTAACCAATCTGGTGGTACTAAAGTCCCTAGATGAAATGCGCACGCGGACAGAGGAACTGTTCCTAGAGGTAGAGGAAAAAATTCATGCAGCCGAACAAGAGGTCAGGAGGTCACTGAATCTATAA